The Antechinus flavipes isolate AdamAnt ecotype Samford, QLD, Australia chromosome X, AdamAnt_v2, whole genome shotgun sequence DNA window CAAACTATGGAAATGAAagcagagatccccaatgaagTTCAGACGAAGAACGcccatggaaatgagaggcagagatcccTAATGAAGAATAGAGGCAGAGAGGTCCCCAATAAAAATCATAGGCACACCCCCAATGGAAATGAGGCgcagagatccccaatgaagatCAGAGGCAGACATCATCAATGAAGATCAAGGGTGGAAGCCCTGCCATGGAAATGAGAGTCAGAGATCCCTAATGAAGATCAGAGGTAGACCCCCCATGGAGAGGAGAGGCAGAGATGGCGATGAAGATGAGAAATAGAGATTCCCAATGAAGATCAGACGAAGAACAcccatggaaatgagaggcagagatccccaatgaagatCAGAGGGAAAGATCCCCAATGAAGATCAAGGGTGGAAGCCCTGCCATGAGAGACAGCAAATGAAGATAAGAGGCAGACACCGtaaggaaatgagaggcagagatccccaaGTTCACAGGTAGATCAcccatggaaatgagaggcagagatggCGATGAAGATGAGAAGTAGAGATTCCCAATGAAGATCAGATGAAGAACGTCCAtggaaatgagagggagagatccccaatgaagatCTGAGGCAGACCCAacatggaaatgagaggcagagatccccaatgaatATTAGAGGCAGAGAGATCCCCAGTGAAGATCAAGAGTGGAACCCAAGCCATGGAAATGATAGGCAGAGATCCCCAAAGAAGTTCACAGGTAGACCAcccatggaaatgagaggcagagatcccTAATGAAGAATAGAGGCAGAGAGGTCCCCAATAAAAATCATAGGCACACCCCCAATGGAAATGAGGggcagagatccccaatgaagatCAGAGGCAGAGATCATCAATGAAGATCAAGGGTGGAAGCCCTGCCATGGAAATGAGAGTCAGAGATCCCTAATGAAGATCAGAAGTAGACCCCCCATGGAAATGAGACGCAGAGATCCCGAATGAAGATAAGAGGCAGACCCCCTAAGGAAATGAGAagcagagatccccaatgaaCATCCCAGGTTAGACCCcccatggaaatgagaggcagagatcccCAGTGAAGATCAGAGGGAAAGATCCCCAATGAAGATCAAGGGTGGAAGCCCTGCCATGGAAATGAGAGTCAGAGATCCCTAATGGAGATCAGAGGTAGACCCCACATGGAAAGGAGAGGCAGAGATGGCGATGAAGATGAGAAATGGAGATTCCCAATGAAGATCAGACAAAGGACGCCCAtgaaaatgagaggcagagatccccaatgacGATCAGAGGCAGAGTTCCCCAGTGGAGATCAATGGTGGAAGCCCTGCCATGGAAATGAGAGTCAGAGATCCTTAATGAAGATAAGAGGTAGACGCCCCATGGAGAGGAGAGGCAGAGATGGCGATGAAGATGAGAAGTAGAAATTCCCAATGAAGATCAGACAAAGAACGCCCAtggaaatgagagacagagatccccaatgaagatCAGAGGCAGAGATCCCCAAAGTAGATCAATGGTGGAAGCGCTGCCATGGAAATGAGAGTCAGAGATAGCAAATGAAGATCAGAAGCAGACCCCCtatggaaatgagaggcagagatccccaatgacgagtagaggcagagatccccaaatgaGGTTCAAGGGTGGAACTCAAACTATGGAAATGAAagcagagatccccaatgaagTTCAGACGAAGAACGcccatggaaatgagaggcagagatcccTAATGAAGAATAGAGGCAGAGAGGTCCCCAATAAAAATCATAGGCACACCCCCAATGGAAATGAGGCgcagagatccccaatgaagatCAGAGGCAGACATCATCAATGAAGATCAAGGGTGGAAGCCCTGCCATGGAAATGAGAGTCAGAGATCCCTAATGAAGATCAGAGGTAGACCCCCCATGGAGAGgagaggcagagatccccaatgacgatcagaggcagagatccccaatgaagatCAAGGGTGGAAGCCCTgccatggaaatgagaggcagagacagCAAATGAAGATAAGAGGCAGACCCCctaaggaaatgagaggtagagCTTCCCAATCAAGATCACAGGTAGACCCCCCCATGGAAATGAGACGCAGAGATCCCGAATGAAGATAAGAGGCAGACCCCCTAAGGAAATGAGAAGCAGAGATCCTCAATCAAGATCagaggcagagatccccaatgacCATCAATGGTGGAAGCCCTGACATGGAAATGAGAcgcagaaatagcaaatgaagATAAGAGGGAGACCCCCTAAGGAAATGAGAagcagagatccccaatgaaCATCCCAGGTTAGACCCcccatggaaatgagaggcagagatcccTAATGAAGATCAGAGGTAGACCCcccatggaaatgagaggcagagatcccCAGTGAAGATCAGAGGGAAAGATCCCCAATGGAGATCAAGGGTGGAAGCCCTGCCATGAGAGACAGCAAATGAAGATAAGAGGCAGACACCgtaaggaaatgagaggtagagCTTCCCAATGAAGATCACAGGTAGACCAcccatggaaatgagaggcagagatggCGATGAAGATGAGAAGTAGAGATTCTCAATGAAGATCAGATGAAGAACGTCCAtggaaatgagagggagagatccccaatgaagatCTGAGGCAGACCCAacatggaaatgagaggcagagatccccaatgaatATTAGAGGCAGagagatccccaatgaagatCAAGAGTGGAACCCAAGCCATGGAAATGATaggcagagatccccaatgaagTTCACAGGTAGACCAcccatggaaatgagaggcagagatcccTAATGAAGAATAGAGGCAGAGAGGTCCCCAATAAAAATCATAGGCACACCCCCAATGGAAATGAGGggcagagatccccaatgaagatCAGAGGCAGAGATCATCAATGAAGATCAAGGGTGGAAGCCCTGCCATGGAAATGAGAGTCAGAGATCCCTAATGAAGATCAGAGGTAGACCCCCCATGGAGAGgagaggcagagatccccaatgacgatcagaggcagagatccccaatTAAGATCACAGGTAGACCCCCCCATGGAAATGAGACGCAGAGATCCCGAATGAAGATAAGAGGCAGACCCCCTAAGGAAATGAGAagcagagatccccaatgaaCATCCCAGGTTAGACCCcccatggaaatgagaggcagagatcccCAGTGAAGATCAGAGGGAAAGATCCCCAATGAAGATCAAGGGTGGAAGCCCTGCCATGAGAGACAGCAAATGAAGATAAGAGGCAGACACCGtaaggaaatgagaggcagagatccccaaGTTCACAGGTAGACCAcccatggaaatgagaggcagagatggCGATGAAGATGAGAAGTAGAGATTCCCAATGAAGATCAGATGAAGAACGTCCAtggaaatgagagggagagatccccaatgaagatCTGAGGCAGACCCAacatggaaatgagaggcagagatccccaatgaatATTAGAGGCAGagagatccccaatgaagatCAAGAGTGGAACCAAAgccatggaaatgagaggcagagatccccaatgaatATTAGAGGCAGagagatccccaatgaagatCAAGAGTGGAACCCAAGCCATGGAAATGATaggcagagatccccaatgaagTTCACAGGTAGACCAcccatggaaatgagaggcagagatcccTAATGAAGAATAGAGGCAGAGAGGTCCCCAATAAAAATCATAGGCACACCCGCAATGGAAATGAGGggcagagatccccaatgaagatCAGAGGCAGAGATCATCAATGAAGATCAAGGGTGGAAGCCCTGCCATGGAAATGAGAGTCAGAGATCCCTAATGAAGATCAGAGGTAGACCCCCCATGGAGAGGAGAGGCAGAGATGGCGATGAAGATGAGAAATAGAGATTCCCAATGAAGATCAGACGAAGAACGcccatggaaatgagaggcagagatccccaatgaGGTTCAAGGGTGGAAGTAAAGCTATGGAAATGAGagcagagatccccaatgaagatCAAGAATGGAACCAAAGCCATGGAACTgagaggcagagatccccaatgaagatCTGAGGCAGACCTAACATGAAAATCAGAGGTCACAGTCTTCCCCATCCCACTGGGACCTGGTAGGAAGCCTGAGCAGGCCTGACTTCTCCCAGAGCCTTGTCCAACTGCCGTGGGCTCCTGCAGCCAATGGTGGCCTGGGATACTGATCCCAATTTAATTCTAGTGCAGAGTTCCTCTTAATTCTGTCCCGCGTTTCCTGCATCCACTAATACGAGCCAAAGATTGCCCCCATTTCCTGCTCCTAGTCTGACTTCCACTCCACAGACTGGGCTGGCCTGCCTCAGGTCAGCTTCTTTCTAAAGGCTCGGCCGTGACCCCCTGTGGCCCGCACACCATCCTCCCAAATCCCCAGACACGTACGTATTTCTCAGACAACGGGCAGTGGAGAGAACCCTCCAGCGGTCCAGGACCACGCCCTGGCACAGCCCGGCCACTGACACCAGCCATGGCACTTCCTCGCCGCCGTCGGCCACCTGCCAGCTTCTCAGCCTCCTGAGAAGTTCCCAGTCTTGCTTTGAGTCTCGAGGGCTGGAGACTATAAATGTGGGAAGGATGGAGATGGTGGGATGGTGGGGCCGGTGGAGCAGAGCCCGAGCTCTCCCCGAGATGGACCCCCCAGGCCCCTGGTCACCTTGTGGGAATTCATATCTGGCTCGGTTCTGTCCTGTTTTAAGAGGACGGCCAGAAAGCGAAAGGGAGGGGAGGGTGTGGACGGGCCGGGGGGGCTCCCTTCTCGCCGCTTCGTCACGTGTCTCCCAGAACATAGAGCCAGCAGCACAGGACATGAGCAGGCTCAGGCCGCAGAGGCCCAGAATGACCCTCATCCTTCCCTTCCCGTGCAGGCTGGCGTCTTTGGCGCCAAGGAGGCTCGAGCTCTGAGCGGAGTTGTGCTCTGGGGATGGCCGGCGGAACTCGTGAGGTCACAGGCCCCCTCCACTGTGACCTCAGTGCCGCCTGACCGGCCCCCAGCCTGGGACAGATGGCTGGCTCCCGTTGTGGCCCATCCCACACCCCCCCTCCCCGCTCCCCCACTCAGCACCGGCTGACTCAGCTAGAGGCACAGGAGAGGAGCAAGGAGGCAAAGGGCCACGGTCTGGCCCTTAAAGCATGGACGAGCAGCCAGTCTGGGACCAAAGACGATTCTTTAATATCCGAGCCCGCCGGCTATTCTCTGTGGCCCTAGGTGGGTGGCCTGGCTAGTGCCGGGACTCAGGGGGACACGGGAGGGGTGGGGCGGGCCTTTGGGAGTCCATCAGCAGGCTGACcagctcctcttcctcctcctcttcctcctcctcctcttcctctgcgGGGGATACCAACTCAGTGATGGTCTCCATCTCCATCTCGGTGCTCTCCATGTTCTCCAGGATGGTGCTCATGTCGATTTCAGCGGCCGCGGCCTTGGGGGCCTCGGCCGTGCCCCCCACATTTGTGAGGACAGAGGTGCTCTTGGTGCTCTGGCTGGATCGAGAGAAGCTGCGCAAGAAGGAGGCGATCCGGCTGGGTTTCTTAGTCGGGGCAGTGGCTGGAATGGGAAGAGCGAGAGATTTCAGCGAGCCCCTGATTTGCTTTGGTTCGGCTCGGCTGGGGTCAggtccccttctcttcccctcctcgtCCCCTCCTCCATTCTCTGCCTTCCTCTCTGTTCCATTcgtccctccctctcccttcccctttctccccctttcccttccttcctgcttcttccctccctccccctctcccttcctgtcCTCCCTCTCCCCTGCCCTGCTTTCCCCCACCCCGGAAAGGCTGGGAATAAGCAGAAAGGGGCTCACAAGGCGTGCTGGCCGAGCTCTTACTCTTCCCGGGCTTATGGGAGGTCCTGAAGACATGAGACAAGGCAAAGAAAATGTCTACCGTTAGCCCGGGCGCCACCCGCAGGGCCCCGTTTCTGTAAGAGCTTCTGAATCTTAAGGAGAGAACAAGAGAAAGGAAAGCCATGGGGGGGGCATCCCCCTGCCTCCCTTCACCGTTTGTGCGTCTGCTTGCTTCTCCGTGAGGGAGACGGAGGGGGCCGGGCGGCTTGGGCCTCTGGGGGGGGGGACACCCAGAGGGCCAGTGACCCGGCTCACCTGGAATCCTTGATGGACGGGCTGGAGGCCTTGCGGGAGGATGGGCTGCGCCGGCTTCTCCGGGGCCGGTGGCCGGCCTTCTGCGCATCCTTGGAGGTCACGGCCCGCCGGGAGGACTTCTTTTGGCCACCGCCGCTGGTGTCCTTCTCGCCTCCCTTCCGCCCCCGGCCTTCCCGGTGCCGGGATCGCCTCCGGGATGACCTCCCTTCCTTGACCGCCTCCGGGGTGCTGCTGGGGGCCAGCCTCTGACTTCCATCCCGTTCGCTCATGTAGCCTTCGGTCTGCAAGGTCGACACGAGGGGGGGCTCGGACTCCAGCGGGGGAGCGATGACTCCTATCCCGGCTATGGCTATGCCGCCGGCTCCGGCTGAGGCCACGCTTATGGGTCCGGAGGGGCTGAGGCTTCCGGCGCCCGCCGAGACCATGCTCACGGAGTCCGGAGACATGCTGGCGGCACCGGCCAGCACCAGACTCACACTGCCAGCGGACATGGTTTCTGTCACCTGCGCAGTTGCGGTCCCGGCCAGGGCCAGACTCAGGCTGGGCCCCTGACTTTCCGTCACGGCCACCCCTAAGCCCGGAGTGGCCTTGCCTGTGGGACCCCTGCTGGCGGCAACCGCCACTGCGATGCTCGGGATGGATGGTGTGCTGGGCGGGGACACGCTGGGGACCCCTTGGATGGTGTAGTGGTGGGTCAGCAGGTCCCTATCGGTGTCTCCCGGGCAGGGGAAGGCCTCCCCGGCCGAGGCGGCCAGGATGATCTCTGACTTCGCCACCATCAGTTGCTCCTGCCGGGGGATGTCGGACATCATATGAAGACTCTTGATGCTCACTTTATCCTGCTCCCCTTCGCTATGTAGAATTGGCTCCTGGGATTGTGGGGCacaaggggggagagggagagagtcagGGCTGAGGGAACACTGACCAGAGAGTCAGGAGCCCCTTGGCCCTGTTAGGATCAGAGGAGGAGACTGACGGAATCCCAAGACACAAAGTCTGTGTTCTGGTGAGTGCCAAGTGTATCAGGGCACAGGGGTGCGATTTGTTCCTAAAAAAACACCCTGCCCTCCCCACCCCCGCTCTTCAAGGCCTTCCACCTTTCTCGCGGACTCTGGACAGAGGCCTAATGTAGGGGACGTTCTCAGGGGAGAACGGCACCAGATTTCTTTGTTCCCACCCCCCTTCCCCCTCATTCTCTAGCCTGGCCGATTAGTGAGTAGCGGGGCGCTAGGAGGCGAGGCGGGTCGGCAGCAGCTCCACTCACGGGAGACTTCTCTTCGGCCATGAACACAGGCACCTCGACCCCGTCCCCGGCAGGGATGGCGTGGGTGCTGCTGTAGCCCTCGACGGGTGGCCGCAGGAGGTAGATGAGCTTCTCCCAGTAGGAGAAGAGGTCCTCCCGGGCGTCGGAGGGTGGGCAGAGCTGGAGGTAGAACGATCGCCCGCTGGCCAGCTTTAGCCGAAGCTGCTGCTTGTCACGGTCATGGACGGAAATCTTCACGAACTTTAAGGGGAGTAGCCTAGGCAGCCCCCCACCCCGGGAGAAGGGTGTTCCAGgggcctccctcctccccattctccccccctccccagtttCACCACACCGGTGGCCGGGTAACTCCAGGGGCCGGGCAGGCTCCGCTCAGGAGCCAACACCTCATTTTCCAGGTGACACAGCCAGGGATGGCCAGCAGGCCTGGCCTTTAGAAGGCTGAGGCTTTCGAACCCCTGCAGTGGGGCGTCCTCCCCTCACGCCCACGGGagccagaggaggaaactgagggcccaAATCCAGTCCCCAGGGAGCATTGGCTCCCTGGCCCTAGTTGAGGGGTCCCCCCTAAGCTGGATGGGAAAAACACCAAGGAGGTGGAAGCGATTTTCTGAGCAGGGCCaggggggtggggtgggcagTGCACTGTCTCACTCACCTGGTCAACTCCAGGGTCTTGGAAGGGAAGTGCAGCATGCTCCTGGAGCCAGGCTCTGGAAAGGGTGGGGGGTCCTCCAGGTACACGACGGGCCGGGCCAGCAGCATGACGTTGGGCAAGGGCAGGATGGGGCTCGTGGACGCGATGCCCACCGTCACCATGCGTACCCGGTTATGCACATCGATGACTTCGCCTCTCTTGCTGATCTGCAAGAGGGGGAGGGGACATGGGGGGATACCAAGATGCCCATTGCAGAACagctcttctcttcctcttctgggTGGATCAGAGGCTGCCGCATATCCTGACCTAGAGCCCCTGCCCTCTGGGCTCAGAggcccttctctcccccccatcCCTCTAAAGCGGAACCCTCTCAGACCATCCCCGCCCCCCAGCCTTGTCCTTGTACCTTCAACCCACGGGTGGAAGTGAGATTGGTGGACCTGCCGGAGCCCGCTGCCACTGCCGTTTACCTGGGAGCCAGTGGGTGGCCCGGCAGAGCTCAAGGAGCCTCAACTAGGAGAGTGCTGGGGGGAGGGGCCAGGGGTGGGAACGGCCTGGGGTGGAAACGGCCTGGGGCGGACTAGGCCCTCAAGGCTGTTCTCTTGGGGGGGCAGGGTCTCGAGGCCCATtctctgggggtggggggtgggctAGGCCTCAAAGTCCATTCTCTTGTGAGGGTGGGGCCTCGAAGGCCATGGGGGGGCGGAGCTAGGCCTCGAAGTCCATTCTCTTGGGGGGGCCGGGGCATTGAAgccaatgggggggggggggagctatGCCTCAATGGCCGTTCTCTTCGAGGGGCGGGGCCTCGAAGCACGTTCTCTTGGGAGGGGCGGGGGCGGCCTGGGCCCAGGCTGCGGCACCTGAATGAAGTCGCTCTCGAACATGGGGGCGTACTTGAAGGCATCGTACTCGCCCTTGTACAGCTGCCTCTGCAGCTCGCCCATGGAGGTGTTGAACATGCCCACGGCGCGTCCGCTGGCCGCCGTGTAGTAGGGGAGCATAGACTCGCAGCTCATGGTCCTCCCTTCCCGTCCTCTCTTCTGAATGGACAGCTGTGGGGTGGGTGGCCCAGTGACggatggggaagggggggaacGTTAGGGCTGAAGCCGGCTCCCCGGCACCCCGCCCCCAACCTGGGAAAATGGTGCCGGGAAGgcgggggagagaagggaggtggTTGCCCAGGGCCCCTCCCcgcccctctcctcccctcccgaGGGCTCACCTCGGTTAGATCAAGGTCGCTGCCCTCAGCGTCCATGGCCACCGGCCCCAGGTGTTCCTGGCcccgcccctccctccccccacccacccTCCTTCGTAGTCCTCCTCCAGCTCCACCTCCACGCCTTGGCTAGCTCCCTGAGCCGGGCTGGTGGCTGGCCTGGGCGCGAGCACTGCGCTGACCGCCTCCTCCTAGGGGGGGGTGGGTGGGGAGGGCGGGCTCCGGGCCGTGCGCCGCCGCCGCCCCGCCCGCTCGCTGCTTCGCCGGGGCGAGGTGGAGGGAGGGCCGCGATCGGGCCTGGGGTGGGGCCGGGATCAGGCGTGGGGGGGGCCGGGCGCCgtccttccttgctccctccgACCTTCCCCGTGGCCAGATACTGACCACGCGCAGTCCCTGCGGGCGGTTTTATAGCAGCGGGGGGCGGCCTCTGTGACAGTGGGCCCCCACCTCTGTGACCCCCCCGAGCCCCACCCCTGGCCCCGCCCCCACGTGAACCTCCTGGGGCGCGGCGCACTGCCTCTCCCTCCCAGCCCATAAGTGTGTATAAATTACATACGCACCCTCACAGCGGGGTGGGGGGGGATAGAGGAAGTGTAGATGTACATCCCAGGTGGGTGCACACACCCCTGGGG harbors:
- the LOC127542894 gene encoding Golgi-associated RAB2 interactor protein 4-like isoform X2; protein product: MDAEGSDLDLTELSIQKRGREGRTMSCESMLPYYTAASGRAVGMFNTSMGELQRQLYKGEYDAFKYAPMFESDFIQISKRGEVIDVHNRVRMVTVGIASTSPILPLPNVMLLARPVVYLEDPPPFPEPGSRSMLHFPSKTLELTRLLPLKFVKISVHDRDKQQLRLKLASGRSFYLQLCPPSDAREDLFSYWEKLIYLLRPPVEGYSSTHAIPAGDGVEVPVFMAEEKSPEPILHSEGEQDKVSIKSLHMMSDIPRQEQLMVAKSEIILAASAGEAFPCPGDTDRDLLTHHYTIQGVPSVSPPSTPSIPSIAVAVAASRGPTGKATPGLGVAVTESQGPSLSLALAGTATAQVTETMSAGSVSLVLAGAASMSPDSVSMVSAGAGSLSPSGPISVASAGAGGIAIAGIGVIAPPLESEPPLVSTLQTEGYMSERDGSQRLAPSSTPEAVKEGRSSRRRSRHREGRGRKGGEKDTSGGGQKKSSRRAVTSKDAQKAGHRPRRSRRSPSSRKASSPSIKDSRTSHKPGKSKSSASTPSTAPTKKPSRIASFLRSFSRSSQSTKSTSVLTNVGGTAEAPKAAAAEIDMSTILENMESTEMEMETITELVSPAEEEEEEEEEEEEELVSLLMDSQRPAPPLPCPPESRH
- the LOC127542894 gene encoding Golgi-associated RAB2 interactor protein 4-like isoform X1 codes for the protein MDAEGSDLDLTELSIQKRGREGRTMSCESMLPYYTAASGRAVGMFNTSMGELQRQLYKGEYDAFKYAPMFESDFIQISKRGEVIDVHNRVRMVTVGIASTSPILPLPNVMLLARPVVYLEDPPPFPEPGSRSMLHFPSKTLELTRLLPLKFVKISVHDRDKQQLRLKLASGRSFYLQLCPPSDAREDLFSYWEKLIYLLRPPVEGYSSTHAIPAGDGVEVPVFMAEEKSPEPILHSEGEQDKVSIKSLHMMSDIPRQEQLMVAKSEIILAASAGEAFPCPGDTDRDLLTHHYTIQGVPSVSPPSTPSIPSIAVAVAASRGPTGKATPGLGVAVTESQGPSLSLALAGTATAQVTETMSAGSVSLVLAGAASMSPDSVSMVSAGAGSLSPSGPISVASAGAGGIAIAGIGVIAPPLESEPPLVSTLQTEGYMSERDGSQRLAPSSTPEAVKEGRSSRRRSRHREGRGRKGGEKDTSGGGQKKSSRRAVTSKDAQKAGHRPRRSRRSPSSRKASSPSIKDSRFRSSYRNGALRVAPGLTVDIFFALSHVFRTSHKPGKSKSSASTPSTAPTKKPSRIASFLRSFSRSSQSTKSTSVLTNVGGTAEAPKAAAAEIDMSTILENMESTEMEMETITELVSPAEEEEEEEEEEEEELVSLLMDSQRPAPPLPCPPESRH
- the LOC127542894 gene encoding Golgi-associated RAB2 interactor protein 3-like isoform X3, translating into MVTVGIASTSPILPLPNVMLLARPVVYLEDPPPFPEPGSRSMLHFPSKTLELTRLLPLKFVKISVHDRDKQQLRLKLASGRSFYLQLCPPSDAREDLFSYWEKLIYLLRPPVEGYSSTHAIPAGDGVEVPVFMAEEKSPEPILHSEGEQDKVSIKSLHMMSDIPRQEQLMVAKSEIILAASAGEAFPCPGDTDRDLLTHHYTIQGVPSVSPPSTPSIPSIAVAVAASRGPTGKATPGLGVAVTESQGPSLSLALAGTATAQVTETMSAGSVSLVLAGAASMSPDSVSMVSAGAGSLSPSGPISVASAGAGGIAIAGIGVIAPPLESEPPLVSTLQTEGYMSERDGSQRLAPSSTPEAVKEGRSSRRRSRHREGRGRKGGEKDTSGGGQKKSSRRAVTSKDAQKAGHRPRRSRRSPSSRKASSPSIKDSRFRSSYRNGALRVAPGLTVDIFFALSHVFRTSHKPGKSKSSASTPSTAPTKKPSRIASFLRSFSRSSQSTKSTSVLTNVGGTAEAPKAAAAEIDMSTILENMESTEMEMETITELVSPAEEEEEEEEEEEEELVSLLMDSQRPAPPLPCPPESRH